Genomic window (Daucus carota subsp. sativus chromosome 5, DH1 v3.0, whole genome shotgun sequence):
CCCTTGACCCTCAAACTTTGGTCTTCAGCTCAACAAATCAAATTAGCAGACTTTCCAAGATTTTTGAAATGTTTGGAAAATAGTTATTCTGATCTATGAACAAATTCCTGTTTCCATGTAACCAGGCTGTGCCCCCGACTTCGTGGCTGCATAGACCAACATATCTTTCCCCGACTCAAAATATTGTTGCTTGGGTAATATACTCTTAGTCTAGCAGCAGCTTCAAATATCATGGTTCACCATGAGCAATTTAGGCAAAGAATACAACAGGCAATTTAGCTACCACTATACttactttaatataaatttttaatttatgcaCATAGCAAAATGTAAATTTACCTAATTACATAAGTTAGTACAAGCTTGTACAAAAACAGAGAAAGTTAAATAAAGAGTGGTCTTACGTAATCCAGGGGCCATTGGTAGAAACAAGAGCCACAGCTGGTCTTTTCAATCTACTAGTAATTTTAGGAAACTTATCCAAGAACTTGGGTTCAATGACAAGCCAAAAATCTTGCTCCATGTTACGTTCTTCAAAGAGGCGGACACGCTCAGCCAATTGTTCCTGAAAATGCTCCTCTTCATCCAGCATAAATTTGGCGTTGGCAACAAGAAAGAAGTATTTCTTACTAGTTGGTTGTTCCTGCAAAAGCAGATAACAAGTTAATATAGAGAAATATAAACTGCACAAGtgcttaatttaaaaaaaaacgagtGAATCTAAACCTCTGATATACTACACACTAAGAGAGTTCAATCTCCCTAGCATCGTAGCCTAGTAAATACACCTCTTATCTTCCTAATAAGATGTCAAAAGTTGAGACAAATGTGtaagtatttaaatttctgtagTTGACACACCTAGAGGCAAGATTATCGCACCCAGATGATCCCCACTGTACACATTCATTGACAAAATAATAAGCCTATTTCTGAGTAGTCTGCACACTTGCTCATTACACCAAACTCGACCTTCTGCAGTCACGCCCTACACTCGAATTACTAATATTTAGCTCTATATAACCCGACAATGCTCCGCACCAAAGACCCGAATCATCTAGACTTAACTTAATGGGATTAGGTACATAAAGATacaatcttcaataaatcaagaAAATGAAACATACTAAGGAAATTGCCAAGCATATCAAATGGGGTTTCAAGAAATCAAAAATAACGACtaccaaagaaaaaaaaagaacctTTTGAAGAGGAACAGATGAATCAACGGCCGCAACAGCTGTCCTGGTGGTGGTGCGATGGGGCAGAGAAAGAAAAGAGTGGTGGTGGGGGAGGAGTGAGCTAGTGGGCTTGTGGGTGTGGTAGTGGCTGTAAAGACGGTGGTGAGTGGAGCTCCGGGAGTTACAAACAGCCCATGAGGTGAATGAAGCAGCGGCAAGATTCATTGCCATTGTGTGTGGGAGCAGCAAATGAAGTTGAAATACAAGAACACAGGATATCAGCACTCAGCAGTGGTAGAAGACGAGTGTAATAAAGTGCCAACACAACCTTATCCCCCCTCGATCTCCTTATCCCTGGCTTTCGTTTCCTTTTTTACCTTAGCAAATAAGTCATACCGGAAATAACTATTGACGTTTGATCAAATTTTGAGGCCGTTTTATTTTCGGATAAAAAGTATGTATTTTCATATTTCTgtctaaaaataaatataaaaaattattcatattcattatttgattattataaataattatttcaaaataatatatatttatttacttttttgaaaataagcatTTGTTTCTGAAAATTAATGCAAGCCGAGTACGCTATTCATATTGATGTATTTAACAAAATTATGAATGAGCTCGTttgacttattttatttttcaaaaataaattatttatttttgaaaaaaatataaatatattttttctgaaaattcagTAAATAAGATATGATGAatacttattaaatattttaagttaaaatttattatataactttttttttctaaGATAGATCCGACCAAGAAGGTGGTTTcacatttgtttttgaataaaataagtaCCTGTTTTCAAAAACACCGTATACACTTCTTTACATATGTTTGGAATTCTTTCTATATGATATCtcctcattttaatttttttttgcatatTTCTGTAAACCATACAGTTACCTCCAGAATTACCACCATTAACCCTCAACTACTCGAGTCGAGGCTGAGCTTTGACAAGACGAGTACAATGCAGAATTAAATCTCCAGCTTCGTTTCTTCTCGTCTCTCATACAATTCTGCTACTTAACCCATGCAACATGCTATAATATCGACAAGATTGGCGTTAAGAAACAAGTTAGCTTCTGCATGTCAATGGGAAGCAG
Coding sequences:
- the LOC108219918 gene encoding uncharacterized protein LOC108219918 — encoded protein: MAMNLAAASFTSWAVCNSRSSTHHRLYSHYHTHKPTSSLLPHHHSFLSLPHRTTTRTAVAAVDSSVPLQKEQPTSKKYFFLVANAKFMLDEEEHFQEQLAERVRLFEERNMEQDFWLVIEPKFLDKFPKITSRLKRPAVALVSTNGPWITFMKLRLDRVLCDSFEADSVEEALLSNPAKLEFEKPENWVAPYPKYESGWWESFLYANSEKQKV